ACAGTAGCCACCTGCTGACTTTTGTTTTCCCCTGCACACCTTGACTATATTACCATTGTATATTCCTGTCTGCCTTTCTGCGTCCATCATGCTTGGAAATTCTGCTATTACTGCCCCTGTCTTTTTGTCTAGCTGTAGGACGGGTTTACATAGTTTCTGCTTTGTAGCTTCGCTGTGGGACTTACCATAAAAGGGGTGCTTTTCGCCAGTCCTCCCATAACTAGGGCACTTATCACCAGTCCTACCATACATAGGGTTCTTTTCCCCTTTCTGTGCTTCTGAAATCTTCTGCTTTGTAGCTTCACAAACTTCCATTCCTGTATCTCCTCCACTGGTGCTGTTATACCCATTTGTAAAACTACCATAACGGTAGATATAGAAGCACTCCTTGTAATTCAGTAGTAACAATGGAATCTGGTCTTCTAATATCTGCCATGTAAAGCCTTCCCAACCATATTTGCGAATTGCACGATAGAACTTATAGTCAAGTTTCTGTACGGTAGCGTCATATCGATGTTTCTTTTGCCTTTCGTGAAACCCCTTTCTAGTTTGTCCAACGTAACACTTCCCATTTACTTTGTTTACAGCCATATAGATAAGTCCAGTTTCTAGTTCTAGTTCTTCCCTTTTGCTCTGTTCTTCTGCCTCTTGTACCCCTTGAATATCACCGCTCGCCAAATTTGCGCTGTGGACATCTGTACCTTTTCCCATCTCTGTTCCCCCTTTAGTTTTGCGTATATACAGAAATGAGTTAAACAGCTATGCAGTTGTGACGTTATATTTTTGTGGATTATTTTGTTAGTTACAAGAGATAGGGCGTAAGCCAGTGGGCGGTCTTTTCACGCACACTATGTATTTGGTCTTTTAACGGTATAACTGCATATATAAATAGAGCAAAAGATGGTTAGGGGTAAAATTACAGAAGAAGTTGAAAGCCTTTATAACAATTACTTATAACGGTGTAAATAGGTGAGCCACAGAAATAAAGAATTCACGTAAAACTACACTTTGAGTGGTCTGGCGAAAGATGGTTTTACAAGATGGTTTTTAACGCTACAAGTACTGATATAACAGCAAATAGGCGAGCATTTTCTGTTAAACAGTGAAACAGAGTGTAACTAACTCTCTATATCTCTTATTCTTCTCTCTCTTTTCTCTCTTTAAATACTGTAATAACGTAACCTTTACTGTATACCCCTCGCTACTGCTGTATAACCGTTATCCCACAGTACTTTACGCATATTCTGCAATAGGTGTTCGGGTACCCATTTACCCGCAATTTCACCAATTACCGGTTTAATAGAGATAGCACTACCAAGCCTTTGACCATCTTCTATGAACAAACTGTTAACAGGCATACCCCTCCATGTTATACCCTTTTTAGGTGTTTATATCTGGTGTGTAAATATGCAATGAGTGTCCAACCCCCTTTAGCTATTTTAGCCCACTTATTAGCCCCGTATAGACGTTTTTTCTGTTCACTAGACCCATAGGACTTTTATTCAGTTTTAAGGGTGTGTATGGGCGTTATAAAAAGAAATAAGTTTTCGGGCTGACCCTTGTCACAGCTCCCTAGCAGTTAACACATATACAGCGAAGGGCAGTAAAACAGCCGAAGGGCAAATACAGGATAAAGGAGCGTTAGACATGGTAGAGAAAAGGGTTAGCACAACAAAGGTGGACACTATATATTTATGGCAATTACTGTATAGTGGGCATGGCAGTAAAGACTGTTATACTGTTAGTGCAAGGGAACTGTATAATACGTTAGGGTATACAAACCCAATCTATTTTTATAACTGGATAAATAACGCAATTCGTGGGTACGTATGGCGTAAAGATATAGAATACAAGGAAGTGGAACGCGATTACCTTTTAACTTTTGAAAGTGCGTTGACCTTGGCGTTGGTAGATAGAAGGGCAGAAGTTAAGGCGGTGGCAAATTATGCCTATGACCAACTCTGTAAGTAAGTGGGCAAAAGGATATAAAGAGCAGAAAAAAAGAGCGACTTTGGCGGGTTCGCTCTTTTAGGTGTGTAGCCTATATGTAAAAAGATAAATGGTATGTTTGGTGTGCTTTATATGTACCTTTTTTGTACCTACAGCGACTGCATTTGCTACAGGTGCTGCATCTCCGCTACTTACAACTGGAATAGTATAACTTAAATTAGCATCTAGAGGATACCCATTTGCTTCTGATAAAACAAAAGGAGCTGCTTGAAGATTGCTAAAATTACTGTTAACTAAATCTGTAAATACGTTAACGGTTGCTCCTATGGAGCCAAATAATGTAACTTTTTTATTGAATATGCTGCTTGCTGGTACAGTTGAAATAACAGTTCCAACACTATTCCTAAACTGTAATGTATACAAAAACGTAAATTTAAGTTCAATATCGTAATATCCCCTTCTAAAAGGATTTTCCGATTTATTTACCAGTAATATACTTCCTATTGAAAAACTATTTGCAACTATAACTACTGCTGCTGCATCACTTGGTGGATTAATTGGCTGGCCAGTTACACTGTCATATGCTAATTTTTCTATACAATCTTGCTGCCTGCATTGATCATAAACTTTATTAGCTATAATACATTCTTGCTTAGCCTTTCCACTAGTATCACTAATAGCCATTGTAATACCTCCCTGTATTCAATTACAAACATGCTCACAACATGACAAATATTTATATTACATTATCTATAATATGAAGATAGCAAAAAATTGTGATTACTTTTTACCTATATTCTTTTAAATATTTTTTCTCAAGATTAAATATCTTTTCTGAATTTAGGTCTTTTATTTTTTTTATAGGCGACCCTACATAAAGTGAAAATGGTTCTGTTATGGCATTACACTTTATTAAACTATTTGCACCTATATATGTGCCCTCACTTAAAGTAGCTCCTGGTAATATTACAGTATTTGCACCTACTGTGGAAAATTTTTTTAAGATAATTGGTGCTGAGTATACATTTTTAAATTCATCTGGTACTGTTGGATTAGTAAGATATGAATTGGCATAATCATCTGTACTTGTAATTATCTTGGTTCCCGTTGCTAGTGATGTAAAATCCTCCATTATAAAATTTTCATTTCCTGTTATACTTACAAAACTAGCTATATGAACATTGTTTCCTATTTTTATACTCTTTTTAGAATTTATAAAAACAAAATCATCTATTATAACATTATTTCCTATTTCAACATTTTCGGGAAAAGTTATTTTAGTCTTTCCATATATAATTACATTTTTACCTATACTTTTAAAATTCATAATTTAGCCTCTTTCTTAATTCTTACATATAATATCTTCAGCTTTTTACGTTTATGCCTTAATATTACTATGCTCCCCCTTCCATTGAATAAGAAATTGCTTATATTCATTGGTATTAATTATCCCAATTTTATAAGCATAATAATTTAGTTCTTTCCATTCTATAGAAAACATCCTCGTTATACTACTTTTGTTTGTATTTTGCTTATCGTGAATTCTAAAATAACTTAACGTATCCGATAAGTAAATAAATCTCCCTTTGGATAATAGTTGAAGCCATGCTGCTATATCTACAAGCGCACAAAACTGCTTACCCCAGAGCCTCCCAAATTTCTTGATATGCTCCTT
The Clostridium felsineum DSM 794 DNA segment above includes these coding regions:
- a CDS encoding acyltransferase, producing MNFKSIGKNVIIYGKTKITFPENVEIGNNVIIDDFVFINSKKSIKIGNNVHIASFVSITGNENFIMEDFTSLATGTKIITSTDDYANSYLTNPTVPDEFKNVYSAPIILKKFSTVGANTVILPGATLSEGTYIGANSLIKCNAITEPFSLYVGSPIKKIKDLNSEKIFNLEKKYLKEYR
- a CDS encoding NUMOD3 domain-containing DNA-binding protein, translated to MGKGTDVHSANLASGDIQGVQEAEEQSKREELELETGLIYMAVNKVNGKCYVGQTRKGFHERQKKHRYDATVQKLDYKFYRAIRKYGWEGFTWQILEDQIPLLLLNYKECFYIYRYGSFTNGYNSTSGGDTGMEVCEATKQKISEAQKGEKNPMYGRTGDKCPSYGRTGEKHPFYGKSHSEATKQKLCKPVLQLDKKTGAVIAEFPSMMDAERQTGIYNGNIVKVCRGKQKSAGGYCWQYKEAEGQEE